The Apium graveolens cultivar Ventura chromosome 6, ASM990537v1, whole genome shotgun sequence genome contains a region encoding:
- the LOC141665290 gene encoding uncharacterized protein LOC141665290 — protein MPLQSIENQTPYFRLHKESASLDHLRVFGCVVYFSTTKVNRSKFDPRAAIGVFVGYSNSQKGYKVFDLQSNSLCVTRDIVFQETMFPYKIISSKNYTTSQFLDDIFVPDLPSTDSSSVVEVEQNVSTQSSSSVENNSTDTSIFSPHNSSPSSDIRHSTRIKTLPAYLKDYHCNSATSENSSVHWCNLISGNSLPVSHHSLLSSYSAITEPANYKEASQHPLWLAAIKKELQALEANQTWELVSLPQKKTNRI, from the coding sequence ATGCCACTTCAGTCTATTGAGAATCAAACTCCTTATTTCAGACTTCATAAAGAATCTGCTTCTTTAGATCATCTTAGGGTGTTTGGTTGTGTAGTGTATTTTTCTACAACAAAGGTCAACCGTTCAAAATTTGATCCAAGAGCTGCTATTGGTGTTTTTGTGGGATATTCAAATAGTCAGAAAGGTTAtaaagtgtttgatttgcaatcAAATTCTTTGTGTGTTACTAGAGATATAGTGTTTCAGGAAACAATGTTTCCATACAAGAtaatttcttctaaaaattaTACTACATCTCAGTTTCTTGATGACATATTTGTTCCAGACTTACCATCAACTGATTCTTCCAGTGTAGTTGAGGTTGAACAAAATGTGTCAACacaatcttcatcttctgttgAAAATAATAGTACTGATACTTCAATATTTAGTCCTCATAATTCTTCTCCATCCTCTGATATAAGACATTCTACAAGAATCAAAACACTTCCAGCTTATTTGAAAGATTATCACTGCAATTCTGCTACTTCAGAAAATTCTTCAGTTCATTGGTGCAATTTGATATCTGGTAATTCTTTACCTGTTTCTCACCATTCTTTGCTATCTTCTTATTCTGCAATAACTGAACCTGCTAATTACAAAGAGGCATCACAACATCCTCTCTGGCTTGCTGCTATTAAAAAAGAGTTACAGGCTTTAGAAGCTAATCAGACATGGGAGTTAGTGTCTTTGCCACAAAAAAAAACCAATAGGATCTAA